The genomic interval ATGTCTTTCAAGGCTATCGACGCCTTGGCGAGGTGAACGAATCCCGATTCACTCATACTTGACAAAAATGAAAAACAGTGAACGCTCTTTCGAATTCTATGAACGGAGTTTCCAGAGAAGTCAGCCGCCTAGGAGGTACTTCGCCCTCAGTTTTCTGGTTTTCCCCTTCCTGCCAGTTTCTTCCCCCTAGATGAAGCAGACCTAGACTTGGGTTCTCGCGGGAGGACAAAGTTACTTTTTTACGGGACCTCTTGATCTGCCCGAGAGCGTTCTCTCAACACCGTTTTGGAGGAACTTGACTTTTCGAAAGCAAAGAGCACTGAGGCATCTCGGCCCAtgccgagaggagaagcgaaaaagtgACTGTGTACAGTCGTCAGCAGCCCATGCGGAGAGGGCATCGCTACCACCTTCAAGAATAGTAGGACGTACAAATACCGCATCACGATGGAACACAAGatgaagcgagaaaaggccAGCAAGAAAAACGGTCGTGTGACATTTTGTCGCTTCTCTACTTGCAGGAAGTTGAGAGGCAAacgagggggagaagagcgcaCCCCGCCACACCCACGGGTTCGCTCAGTGCTCGAAAGTCGCAGCACATTCTGTCTGTTTTGCTTGTCCTCTTGGATGTGTGTTCTCTTTTGTCGGCAAAGACgcaaacaagaagaaaaaaaatcgaaaaaccgagaagcgccccccctcccccagaaaagagaagaattcCTTACCCTTTCAGATGGAGGTGTCTCTTTCAtcagctttcttctcgacgttTCCGCCTTCTTACGCCCTGTGTTTCGCTGTTCCTTTCAAAGTCCGCGAAAAACGTCACACGCAGTTCTCTgctcctcaccttctcctcGACCCTCTCCTCCGCGTCCGCGATTCAAATCCTTCCTCTCCGAAACAGCCTCTAGAGATGCAGAGTTCGCCGAACTTGTCTCTGAAACTCCGAGGGATTCGACCGAAGCAGAGCCGCTGCTTCTTGGTTCAAAGGGTCGCTCGGATTAGGCTCCTGCGTGGATACGAAAACGCCACGAGAACGCGAGTTCCGGGGCATCTGGATGCATGCGAAAAACGTGGACATGCGCCTCGAACCCCCAAGTTATGTAGGCCTGTCTTTCAAAAGATAGTAAGTGCATGTCCATGGAGAGACCTTAAGTTGCGTGTGCCTGCACATTGGGCGACAGCCTCCACGCGTGCTCGCAAGCGCCCAGTCAAACGGACGCCTTGATCCCTGCGGACCTGTCTCGGTGTCTATCCACCTTTCCCCCTTTCCTCTGGATACGCATggctgttctcttctccccagcCTTTtgccgtctcttctgtgcATTCGGAGAACTAACGGTGCGCCCGCTGCGAAGCAGGcatgagaaaaaaaggcagcAGACAAACTTACGAGAAACAAGTGGAGGAGGCCGTACATGACGGACGAGATGGAGAGAACAGGCTTCCAGTCTTCTCGTAGAATGTTCAGACACACATTACCGTGTTGGTCAATATTCGGATGGTAAAtctggaagcagaaaaggaagccaGGCGTGAGATCGGACGCGCGTTTGAACaggggcgcatgcagacagccATCaacggaaacgcagaggaggcTGCTGAGAGAAGACCACATATCTTGTCTCTTACACGCTGTGAAGGACTCTGTAACTGTCCATGCATGCGAAGACCCGCTCTCGTGTCTCTAAACCGTCGGCTTCCTCATACTTCACATCCGTCTCTCCAAGAGTAGCCGAAAATAGGCCGAAGCGGAAAGACACTTTCTCCAAAGATTCCACCCAAGACAGCGCTTTCTATCCCCATATGTAAAAGCACTTGGCAGGCTCCATCCCGTGACTGGAGAGTCCTCGTCAGACCCTTAGGTACTCTATaacgtctctgtgtcttggATTTGAACTAAGCAGCTCTGGATTTGCATCGCATCGCCTGGCCTTGTGGAGCATCTTGCGTGTATAGACGGAAGTTCTGGCTCTTctaaagagaaaagaaaaagcgcTTCACAGAACCTGCCCTTCTTCCGAGAGTTCATGCACTGAAAAAGCCTTCACTGAACTGTGCTGTCACATCCTCGGCACACAAGCGTAAGAGTCGCGGGAGAGATGAAACGAAACTGATGGGTTCGAGAGGTTTctcgccgcatgcagagcagaAATCTTTCGGAGACGCGTCTGAAGATTACCTTGTCCATACACTTGACTTTCGGCGGGTCATGAGGGTAGTTTGCAGGAATGGCAATGAAAAAGAGGAACTTGCCGCCTCGCCAGAATCCATCGTCGGGAGATATTTTCAACTGCATGTTCAGCAGGCTGTTCCCCAGCagctgaggagaagaagcctccGCGGCACCGCGTTTCtccaaagacgagaaagtAAGAACACACTGATGAGGAAGATCTAAGTCCTCCAGCTCTTTCTGCAGGCGAATCTCTCCGGGAAACCGACGCCTTTCTTGAGGATCTGCAGACGCTGAAGAAGCgccagagacacccgaaCTGCTGCCAGTGTCTcctgagagaggagcagctgAAGAACTCGGGGAGGCAGAAGATGACGCCTCTGCGTTGTTCTGCgacgtcgaggaagagacctGCTTAGGCCGCCCACGGCCTACGCCGTACAACTTCAGCATTTCGACAAAgtgaaagagaacgaagagcgCGCTTCCTCACGACAGAgccgagagggagaacagacgcagcagaagagagattCGAGAAAGGATAGAGACGGGGAAGGGGATTTCGCAGAGAACGGCGCGGctccagagaagagcagatCTAAACGCAGGCTTGGGGGAAAAACGGGACTTTACACGACAACAGAAACCGAGAATGAGAACACGAGGTAAGAAACAAGCGTGCGAGGCCACAACATGCGAACTtaagaggagaaaaaacaacagcGAGAAGCGATAAACGAAAGAGTTGTGGcgggaaaaaagagaagcgagatcgcgacagcgaagaagctgcgagCCCGGTCGCTCAAAGGaggccgcctctctcgtgCTCAGACAGGACGCTCGCAAAGAGAATTTAACGCATATGAAAAACAGACATAGAGAGAATTGAATCGAGGAGAAACTAGACGGCGAGAaacaaaagacagaaaacagggGAGGCTGACTCCGAGAGGAATTCTGCTGAGAGGGGAGGCTGACTCCGAGAGGAATTCTGCTGAGACTCCAGAGTCCTTCAAGGAAGCGACGAAAGAGGACGCTCTTTCAGAGGGTGTGTCTGGGAACGGCCCTCTGCTGCCTTGCTTCGTCTGTGCATAAACTAAATGAGGTCGGAAAATCGAAAGAGGAAatggcggagacagacagacaaaaggaaacgagggcCTCCCTTCTCAGTTCGGGCGCTGAGACCTCGATGTGCCgagtgagaagagaagcaaggaggagaaaagaagaagaggactaaggatggaagaaggaagactaGGGAAAACTACGGGCAGGAGGGACGGAAAGACATGACAAGCCCAGAATGGTAAGAAAGCAGCGGGTAAATACGAGAAAGGACGGCGATGATGAAAGAAGAAGTTGAGACCTGAGtcggagtcaaaaaaaaaggaaaaacagtgGCCTGACTAGGTTTGAAttcgagagaaaaatgcAGTGTACAAGAAGCGCGCGAGTTGCGTCAACGTGGAAAAGTTTGGTGTGTAGACCGAggcgcaagagagaaaaaggggaacTCCACCTGCGTGTGACGTGGCTGAAATAGAGGTAAAAGTAGAAAATCGAGCGTCGTTTGTTTGCCGGGTCTTTTCAAAAGTCTCATTTGGCGTGatgaacagaagaaacagcgagagcagACATGCAAGGGTCAATGAAAACGATTTCAGAACAGCATGTCACACCCTGATTAACGAATCCAAAAAGATAGCAGCGACGTTTCCTCGATGAAAACCATTCTCTTTTGTGTCACTTGCTTCTTGGAGAAGAGTGTTTCTCTTGTAGCTTAGTCCAGCAAATGCAGTGCGATTTTCTCCACGCGATTTTTGCCACTGAGTTCTGCCTTCTGACCGCACGGGTAGCAAATAAGGCACGAAATAGGCGGTCGGGCCGCACGTGACAAAGACGAAATACCTTTTCTATGGAAAGGGCACTTCGTGAAATGTAGAAGGATCGCTTTATACGTTTTATTTTAGCGGAAAAACAGATACATTCGTCTACACACTCCCGAAATagctcctttctctgtgaGGGATTCTCCGTCCGGGCTTCTTCGTGTGTTAACAGTCCGCACCCGTcttccgcttttcttctttttacGAATTAGCTGTCGTACTTTTTACAGCGCCCAGCTTGCACAGCAGCGCCCTCGTCTGGAACAAGTTGCACacgcttcttgttctcctcggGTTCAACACGCAGAGGGCGAGAAAAGCTGAAGAGTTTGCGGCGAGAACCCCCGCaagcttcttttctgagGAATCAAGGAGGGAACAGCAGCGACATTTTTGTCGTTCTCCGTCATTATCTGAGATGATGAATACAGTCCAGTAGTTTCCCGTCGAAGAAACTCgacctcgagagagacacagaatgCCGATTCAGCTCTACCGCGCCGCGAAcccgttcgtttttctcggttCTACGGGAGCGAAACCTTCTAACGCAAGGAAAGGTGGAAAAGACCTTTCAAAAAACAACCCTGTGCTTCTCACGATTGCAGCAAGCTGCCAACACCTGAACAGTAGGCTTGTTCCGTAGGCAGGgaacagaagcgaaaagagggAACAGGGCGCACGATTCAACGATGGCAATGTCCAAGAGGATTTCAAGACATCGAGTGCCGCAACTCTCTTAGAAAGTAACATCCGTATCGCATTCCTATCTTGTGATGTGGTCTCCCCTTATAGTGAGGGGACGCGAATCGGCTTCTCAACAAACCAGTGTGgaatttccttcttcgtcgtgcAGGGGAAGCGTTGAAGACACACTGTGCGTAAATGGAAAGCTTCTGTTTGAGAGAAGATTTCAGCCCCTTCCGTATCGGTGAGGCATATACGTGAATGAGTTACTGGAttggcgagaaaaaacaagaaccGAAGGTGAGAACTGAAGCGTGTTTTGTGCATAACAATGCCACTTCTTGTGTAAACAGAGTGCGCCTCGGCAAAGTATGTTGGTTTCTTCT from Toxoplasma gondii ME49 chromosome VIIa, whole genome shotgun sequence carries:
- a CDS encoding RUB1 conjugating enzyme (encoded by transcript TGME49_280760) — encoded protein: MLKLYGVGRGRPKQVSSSTSQNNAEASSSASPSSSAAPLSGDTGSSSGVSGASSASADPQERRRFPGEIRLQKELEDLDLPHQCVLTFSSLEKRGAAEASSPQLLGNSLLNMQLKISPDDGFWRGGKFLFFIAIPANYPHDPPKVKCMDKIYHPNIDQHGNVCLNILREDWKPVLSISSVMYGLLHLFLEPNPSDPLNQEAAALLRSNPSEFQRQVRRTLHL